In Amia ocellicauda isolate fAmiCal2 chromosome 5, fAmiCal2.hap1, whole genome shotgun sequence, a genomic segment contains:
- the LOC136750585 gene encoding uncharacterized protein LOC136750585, whose protein sequence is MKTVLWMCFAWGVFSWVHSEEGPTFSQTPKFISLQKENSSAEIHCVTSVKGLDGLYLKRRYAKKIDVLYLSFDFLKETVGDLYKNRITIKGQCCDFVIILSQLTVSDSDVYYCSWNHLDLSSTQLKTFNSNGTLIIVKEEDPMESCRKRKKTNQILFIISVTVGVTLLSIFICVLVWFCTGKKKSYKPAKINQKRKHICLQHQGQEKTYPLKC, encoded by the exons GACCCACATTCTCACAGACCCCGAAGTTCATCTCCCTTCAAAAGGAAAACTCATCGGCTGAAATCCACTGTGTTACTTCAGTAAAGGGCTTGGATGGGTTGTATTTGAAGCGTCGCTATGCCAAAAAAATTGACGTTCTTTACTTATCCTTTGATTTCCTTAAAGAAACAGTGGGGGATCTGTATAAAAATCGAATCACTATAAAAGGCCAATGCTGCGATTTTGTGATCATCCTCTCCCAGCTCACAGTCAGTGACAGTGACGTatactattgtagctggaaccACCTGGATCTAAGCAGCACCCAGTTGAAAACCTTCAACAGCAATGGGACGCTGATCATTGTGAAAG AGGAAGACCCAATGGAAAGCTGTcgcaagagaaagaaaactaatCAAATCCTGTTCATCATCTCTGTCACCGTCGGTGTCACTTTACTCTCCATCTTCATCTGTGTGTTAGTTTGGTTCTGCACAGGA aaaaagaaaagctatAAACCAGCTAAAATCAaccagaaaagaaaacacatttgtcTCCAGCACCAAGGCCAAGAAAAGACCTATCCTTTAAAATGCTAA